From a single Zygotorulaspora mrakii chromosome 2, complete sequence genomic region:
- the ACP1 gene encoding acyl carrier protein (similar to Saccharomyces cerevisiae ACP1 (YKL192C); ancestral locus Anc_4.297), with amino-acid sequence MLRSIFRTVTPVVSTFRTASSSLAGRRICTRFVTPVRLYSSESVDKNEITTRVIDVIKAFDKTAASKEVSPQTAFHKDLGLDSLDTVELLVAIEEEFDIEIPDKVADELKSVGETVEYIASNPEAH; translated from the coding sequence ATGCTAAGATCTATTTTCCGTACTGTAACGCCCGTAGTCTCCACTTTTAGAACTGCTTCTTCCTCGTTGGCCGGTAGACGTATTTGCACCAGATTTGTCACCCCTGTTCGTTTATACTCCAGCGAATCTGTGGACAAGAACGAGATCACTACCAGGGTGATTGATGTCATCAAAGCGTTTGACAAGACTGCTGCTTCAAAGGAGGTTTCCCCTCAAACGGCCTTCCACAAAGATTTGGGATTGGACTCGTTAGATACAGTTGAATTGTTGGTCGccattgaagaagaattcgATATTGAGATCCCAGATAAGGTCGCTGATGAACTAAAGAGTGTTGGAGAGACCGTCGAATACATTGCTTCCAATCCAGAAGCTCACTAG
- the SDS22 gene encoding type 1 protein phosphatase-activating protein SDS22 (similar to Saccharomyces cerevisiae SDS22 (YKL193C); ancestral locus Anc_4.298), which translates to MAGIDSRKSTSEDNDSDNMPSIEGLSIDSDRDASIGIVPDPNVVLLTADSELTEDLPDDTEVIDLLHLKIRSLEDLGLYRFSKLTSLCLRQNLIESISEVEVLPVDTMKDLDLYDNRIKHISSNVNILVNLESLDLSFNKIKHIKNIDKLSQLENLYFVQNKISIIENLSSLKRLKNLELGGNRISEIGPEALRGLENLEEIWLGKNSISRLMNLHWLKNLKILSIQANRLKKLEGLEELENLEELYVSNNFIRKIEGLDKNLKLRTLDVTSNKITKVENAKHLKSLTDLWASFNQIDQSFESIGEELGEIKTLETIYLEGNPIQAKNMTSYRRKLVMNLSPTLNKIDATFVRQD; encoded by the coding sequence ATGGCAGGAATAGATAGTAGGAAAAGCACTTCAGAAGATAACGACAGTGATAACATGCCATCTATTGAAGGCTTGAGTATAGACTCTGATAGAGATGCCTCTATAGGTATAGTACCCGACCCAAATGTTGTTTTGTTAACTGCAGATTCTGAACTGACAGAAGATTTGCCTGATGATACAGAAGTCATCGATTTACtacatttgaaaattcgATCGTTAGAGGATTTGGGGCTATACAGATTTTCTAAGTTAACAAGCTTATGCCTAAGACAGAATCTCATTGAAAGTATTAGCGAAGTTGAGGTTTTGCCAGTCGATACTATGAAAGACTTGGATCTTTATGATAATAGAATAAAACATATCTCAAGTAATGTGAATATACTGGTTAATTTGGAAAGTTTGGATTTGTCATTTAACAAGATAAAGCATATAAAGAATATTGACAAATTGAGTCAATTGGAGAATCTATACTTtgttcaaaacaaaatatcaattattgaaaatttgtccagtttgaaaaggctaaaaaatcttgaattaGGCGGCAACAGAATCAGTGAAATTGGGCCTGAGGCATTGAGAGGACTCGAAAACCTTGAAGAGATATGGCTTGGTAAAAATTCGATATCAAGACTGATGAATCTCCACtggttgaaaaatttgaagatccTATCAATTCAAGCAAATCGGTTGAAGAAACTCGAAGGTCTcgaagaattggaaaatttaGAGGAGTTATATGTCTCTAACAATTTCATTCGAAAGATCGAAGGTTTAGATAAAAACTTAAAATTAAGAACGTTGGATGTTACATCTAATAAAATCACCAAGGTGGAAAATGCCAAAcatttgaaatcattaaCCGACTTGTGGGCTTCTTTTAATCAGATTGACCAGTCGTTTGAATCAATTGGTGAAGAACTTGGAGAAATTAAGACGCTAGAAACTATTTATTTGGAGGGAAATCCAATTCAAGCTAAAAATATGACATCTTATAGAAGAAAACTCGTCATGAACTTGAGTCCAACGCTAAACAAAATCGATGCCACTTTTGTACGTCAAGACTGA
- the MST1 gene encoding threonine--tRNA ligase MST1 (similar to Saccharomyces cerevisiae MST1 (YKL194C); ancestral locus Anc_4.299) has product MLHPRTLFSLRPIECGFHWYSTKSTKLAAGTISVSQEVSNKQRLFFTDPISPGSIFFLPNGAKIFNRLIQFMKLQQQFKYGFQEVVTPLIYRKSLWEQSGHWQNYKEDMFRVEGHDNMKEEYGLKPMNCPGHCLIYKKFDRSYSELPLRFADFSPLHRNEASGALSGLTRVRKFHQDDGHIFCTPEQVENEINSCLKLVEMCYTKIFPFSEDEGYFLELSTRPDSYIGNLEIWNHAEDVLTGILKKCGRSWRLNEGDGAFYGPKIDIKVRDHSGKSHQVATIQLDFQLPERFDLRYKDRDNTYKKPIVIHRAVFGSVERFMAMLMDSNRGRWPFWLNPRQAMIIPVNTKTTEQVKKSHALLLKLRGMNTNDDLTPIALNSFHFNAEVDDRAEPVGYRIKDALMKNYSYLIIIGDKEVETGRYAVRTKESRELEHLSTDEIFSKFCELEKNYA; this is encoded by the coding sequence ATGTTGCATCCAAGGACTCTTTTCTCACTGAGGCCGATTGAGTGTGGTTTTCACTGGTACTCCACAAAATCTACAAAATTAGCAGCAGGCACTATTAGTGTTTCACAAGAAGTTTCCAATAAGCAAAGGTTATTTTTTACAGATCCCATATCTCCAGGATCCATTTTCTTCCTACCTAATGGAgcaaaaatattcaacagattgattcaattcatGAAATTGCAGCAGCAGTTCAAGTATggatttcaagaagttgTAACCCCTTTAATTTATCGAAAATCTTTATGGGAGCAATCAGGTCATTGGCAGAACTACAAAGAAGATATGTTTCGTGTCGAAGGCCATGATAATATGAAAGAGGAGTACGGTTTAAAGCCTATGAACTGTCCTGGTCATTGCCTGATTTacaaaaagtttgataGATCATATAGTGAACTCCCTTTACGTTTTGCCGACTTTTCACCACTGCATAGAAACGAAGCATCAGGAGCGCTTTCTGGGTTAACACGGGTCCGAAAATTTCATCAGGATGATGGCCATATATTTTGCACTCCAGAACAGGTCGAGAATGAAATAAACAGTTGTTTGAAACTGGTAGAAATGTGTTACactaaaatttttccatttagTGAAGACGAAGGATATTTTTTGGAGTTGTCCACTAGACCTGACAGTTATATTGGTAATTTGGAGATTTGGAACCATGCTGAGGATGTTCTAACaggaattttgaaaaaatgtgGCAGATCTTGGAGATTGAACGAAGGTGATGGTGCATTTTACGGTCCCAAGATTGATATCAAGGTCAGAGATCATAGTGGAAAATCTCATCAAGTTGCTACAATACAATTAGACTTTCAGTTACCCGAAAGGTTTGATCTCAGATACAAAGATAGAGATAACACGTATAAGAAACCAATAGTCATTCACAGGGCTGTCTTCGGATCTGTCGAAAGGTTTATGGCGATGCTGATGGACTCCAATAGAGGCAGATGGCCCTTCTGGCTGAACCCTCGCCAAGCAATGATTATACCTGTCAATACGAAAACAACCGAGcaagtaaaaaaatcacaTGCCTTACTTCTCAAACTACGCGGTATGAATACAAACGATGATTTGACTCCCATTGCTCTCAATAGTTTTCATTTCAATGCAGAGGTTGATGATAGAGCGGAACCTGTTGGCTACAGAATAAAGGATGctttgatgaaaaactaCTCATATTTAATTATAATTGGGGACAAGGAAGTTGAAACTGGTAGGTATGCTGTTAGAACAAAGGAGAGCCGCGAATTGGAACATCTGAGTACcgatgaaattttttcaaaattctgcGAACTAGAGAAGAATTATGCATGA
- the ATG17 gene encoding protein kinase regulatory subunit ATG17 (similar to Saccharomyces cerevisiae ATG17 (YLR423C); ancestral locus Anc_4.300) has protein sequence MKDFELDSFVVNARKTLTEAQVLCQEASMRIFDVKQKLSRWQQDVSKLKFMISCIQRQSDFLYKNVLKIGIGENLIKTEWSQIVLVDLIRSMKYWQNELSTRITRLDGINNGLISHSEHKEDDSPRNLGDFIPRENVHILDERLKEIPIIRRQIDNIKSQYANMVKKVSEQLMLTKLVNLESSFRKSFSLEVTGSREFGEEYLEEMTNLEHELVEYLNSLTDHFDKCQNLRNINSEKQINKDLLEIVTKDNAELSSVLDTLRDTVKDVDQIILKLTNTLEKKTMDIMSIHGTINKIINELCKHQEYLAIFKDISELISTFKETCLEEIQVTKELCEFYENFESSYYNLVAEAERRRSVAIEMSKIVSECEEKLRNLDTTDHKMREIFLEKNGNYLPETIWPGQIDDFSPLYSLQYSIKDV, from the coding sequence ATGAAAGACTTTGAATTGGATTCTTTCGTTGTAAACGCCAGAAAGACTTTGACAGAGGCACAGGTTTTATGTCAAGAGGCCAGTATGAGAATATTTGATGTTAAACAAAAACTATCACGATGGCAGCAAGATGTTTCCAAGCTAAAATTTATGATTTCATGTATCCAAAGACAAAGTGACTTTCTCTATaaaaatgttttgaaaattggAATTGGGGAAAACTTGATTAAGACTGAATGGTCCCAAATTGTTCTTGTGGATTTGATTAGAAGCATGAAGTATTGGCAAAATGAGTTATCTACGCGAATTACACGCCTTGATGGAATTAACAATGGGCTTATATCTCATTCGGAACATAAGGAAGACGATTCACCTAGAAACCTTGGGGATTTCATTCCAAGAGAGAATGTACATATTCTAGATGAAAGATTGAAGGAAATACCAATTATTCGACGTCAAATTGATAACATAAAATCACAATATGCAAATATGGTCAAGAAGGTATCGGAGCAACTGATGTTGACAAAATTAGTGAACCTTGAGTCTTCTTTTAGAAAATCTTTTAGTTTAGAAGTTACTGGATCTCGTGAATTTGGTGAAGAGTACTTAGAGGAAATGACGAACTTGGAACATGAGCTGGTCGAGTATTTAAACTCATTGACGGatcattttgataaatgcCAAAACTTAAGAAATATAAATTCTGAGAAACAAATCAACAAGGATTTACTTGAGATCGTCACCAAAGACAATGCCGAACTAAGTTCAGTTCTTGACACTTTACGCGATACAGTGAAAGATGTTGATCAAATAATTCTTAAGTTGACCAATACtttagaaaagaaaacgatGGATATAATGTCAATTCACGGTACTATAAACAAAATCATTAATGAGCTCTGTAAACATCAAGAGTACCTAGCAATATTTAAGGACATTTCTGAACTTATTTCGACCTTCAAAGAAACTTGCCTGgaagaaattcaagttACAAAGGAGCTTTGCGAATTCTACGAAAACTTCGAATCCAGTTACTACAACCTTGTTGCAGAAGCGGAACGTAGACGCTCAGTTGCAATTGAAATGTCCAAAATTGTGTCAGAATGTGAAGAAAAACTAAGAAACTTGGACACTACGGACCACAAAATGCGAGAAATCTTTCTGgagaaaaatggaaattaCCTTCCAGAAACTATTTGGCCTGGtcaaattgatgattttaGTCCATTATATTCCTTGCAGTACAGCATTAAGGACGTATAA
- the SPP382 gene encoding mRNA splicing protein SPP382 (similar to Saccharomyces cerevisiae SPP382 (YLR424W); ancestral locus Anc_4.301): protein MVSSTFDRHFIKKRKLRPYGNIEDEEETIVDDVGGTVEGMQDASYQNEASKRMTKKYGIGARLLSKMGYVEGKGLGWNGSGIAEPIQAEQRPLPNAGLGMLSSLEIDSQEDEEVESSSDEEKGHKIIQNSVLFNKTTTEHLSRNAADSKTREIQKLIRDFQFKFGLDFKQDRIEQLEASGPEAGQKLKVIMEEALDVQQNLNALDHRIEYLEPKLTDIEEEEQLLGDISVEWNEASIIDAAGLILKLADTELVDRMICSLLQRRCADLPWDPLDASNIILTQLVPLVEILKYQMDSNPDLLNRTQTVLFTIVFNKLLGHWQNCFLNREKINTVIRLLMDYEPILRFIGCFTYIKTKFIYPQLIEALRSWDISNSDNSPPRIWMFDFIVIIDEDFLKELKQLVERKISGYCQDWHHSKSRPISKLDILFSREILGERYSKIIQTFFLPKFIDQLWEKHFDPTIDLENWRSISFEEGTYYYLMKLQEYKQFFDEEEYKLLLHGVFNELNKILYQWILYSPMRDRKKAQSWFNSIINAMFNHNVPIEMELVEIRRTLNFLDDTNLTPIHDELFDLSEHLNLKENEADQYSNVYCFDNIPLRKISNTFKDVLLDYCEENGYKFEKLHDQYAVIPYGSRRESLVPIFVVKSQEKKYHLAIKDDILWVRKRNGNFVPIFLYRIG from the coding sequence ATGGTGAGTAGTACCTTTGATAGACACTTTATCAAGAAGAGGAAGCTTCGTCCTTACGGGAATATcgaagatgaggaagaaacAATAGTTGATGACGTGGGAGGAACCGTTGAAGGCATGCAAGATGCATCTTACCAGAATGAAGCTAGTAAAAGAATGACGAAGAAATATGGGATCGGTGCTAGATTGTTATCTAAGATGGGGTACGTGGAAGGCAAAGGCCTGGGCTGGAATGGTTCCGGTATTGCGGAACCTATACAAGCAGAACAACGTCCACTGCCGAACGCAGGTCTGGGAATGCTATCTTCATTGGAAATTGATTCGcaagaagatgaggaagtTGAGAGTAGctctgatgaagaaaagggGCATAAAATTATACAGAATAGTGTACTTTTCAATAAGACAACAACAGAGCATTTAAGTCGCAATGCAGCCGATAGTAAGACTAGGGAGATACAAAAGTTAATAAGAGATTTCCAGTTCAAATTTGGCTTAGATTTCAAGCAGGATAGAATAGAACAACTTGAAGCTAGTGGTCCAGAAGCAGGacagaaattgaaagtcATTATGGAAGAAGCGCTGGATGTACAACAAAACTTAAACGCCCTTGATCATCGCATTGAGTATCTGGAACCGAAGTTAACAGATAtagaagaggaagaacaATTACTAGGAGATATCAGCGTCGAATGGAACGAGGCTTCAATAATAGATGCAGCTggattgattttgaagcttGCTGACACCGAACTGGTTGATAGAATGATATGCTCTTTACTACAAAGAAGATGCGCAGATCTTCCATGGGACCCTTTGGATGCCTCCAATATCATATTAACCCAGCTAGTGCCGCTggttgaaattttgaaatatcaaatggATAGTAATCCAGATCTTTTAAACAGGACACAAACAGTACTCTTTACTATCGTATTCAATAAGCTACTGGGACATTGGCAAAATTGTTTTCTCAATAgggaaaaaataaatactGTCATAAGACTTTTGATGGATTATGAGCCAATCTTGAGATTTATCGGTTGCTTTACGTacataaaaacaaaattcaTTTATCCCCAATTGATAGAGGCCTTGAGATCGTGggatatttcaaattcagaTAATTCTCCTCCAAGAATATGGATgtttgatttcattgtCATTATCGATGAAGATTTCCTAAAAGAATTAAAGCAGCTAGTGGAGCGTAAAATCTCCGGTTATTGCCAAGATTGGCATCATAGCAAATCGCGCCCTATTTCTAAGTTAGACATCCTCTTCTCAAGAGAAATTTTAGGCGAAAGGTATTCGAAAATtattcaaactttttttttacctAAATTTATCGATCAACTCTGGGAAAAGCATTTTGATCCGACCATCGATTTAGAAAATTGGAGATCtatctcttttgaagaaggaaCCTACTATTATTTAATGAAATTACAGGAATATaaacagttttttgatgaagaagagtaTAAGTTACTGCTTCATGGTGTCTTTAATGAactcaacaaaattttatACCAATGGATACTTTATTCTCCAATGCGTGACAGAAAAAAAGCACAATCATGGTTCAACTCCATTATTAACGCAATGTTCAACCATAATGTACCCATCGAAATGGAACTAGTGGAAATCAGaagaactttgaatttcttaGATGATACGAATCTCACACCAATTCATGACGAATTGTTTGATTTATCAGAGcacttgaatttgaaggaaaatgaaGCTGATCAATATAGTAATGTCTATTGTTTTGATAACATCCCtttgagaaaaatcagTAATACCTTTAAAGACGTATTATTAGATTATTGTGAAGAAAATGGGTATAAGTTCGAAAAATTGCATGACCAATATGCCGTAATACCATATGGAAGTCGAAGGGAGTCGTTGGTACCAATCTTTGTGGTTAAATCTCAAGAGAAGAAGTATCATCTTGCaatcaaagatgatatTCTTTGGGTAAGAAAGCGTAATGGGAATTTTGTACCgatatttttatatagAATTGGGTAA
- the MIA40 gene encoding Mia40p (similar to Saccharomyces cerevisiae MIA40 (YKL195W); ancestral locus Anc_4.302): protein MLCSRVARNSLSATSKRVGTLCRGNIKRLQWRGYTSSNFTGAAYTISPLLKWTLTGAGIASALYLVFPFKKNPPKQEEPKSEPQAEPEPQPQPEEETEAAPGKLEGQQETEQEPVHKQELQKKQEGVEVQKHEHVQQQQEQQEDSDRETNQNETQDQSQEPKSQSRSENKENEIEYSESEKHEQDTGNTDQTREEPTKENTVTSTDGHQPGKNLKSDAELQSFAEEQLGEKDKEASQEGAYNPDTGEINWDCPCLGGMAHGPCGEEFKDAFSCFVYSEAEPKGIDCVEKFQNMQDCFRKHPEHYAEQIKDEEEATSATNANSESAKSEIADPSDLSSNNDKKKGEEIQLDEKSSKVESENDAT, encoded by the coding sequence ATGCTTTGTTCAAGGGTGGCAAGAAATTCTTTGTCTGCGACCTCAAAGAGGGTAGGAACTTTGTGTCGTGGGAACATAAAGAGGCTACAATGGCGTGGATATACCTCCTCTAACTTTACGGGTGCTGCCTATACCATTAGTCCACTATTGAAATGGACGTTGACCGGTGCAGGTATTGCATCTGCACTCTACCTAGTTTTCCCTTTCAAGAAGAACCCCCCTAAACAAGAGGAACCTAAATCCGAACCGCAGGCTGAACCAGAGCCACAGCCGCAACCGGAGGAAGAGACGGAAGCAGCTCCTGGAAAACTGGAAGGCCAACAGGAAACAGAGCAGGAGCCTGTTCACAAACAAGAgttgcaaaagaaacagGAAGGTGTTGAGGTACAAAAACATGAGCATGTTCAGCAGCAGCAGGAGCAACAGGAAGATTCAGATCGTGAAACCAACCAAAATGAGACTCAGGATCAATCTCAAGAGCCCAAGTCTCAATCTAGatctgaaaataaagaaaatgagattgAATATTCTGAATCGGAGAAACATGAGCAAGACACTGGGAATACCGATCAAACCAGAGAGGAGCCTACGAAAGAAAATACTGTAACGTCGACTGACGGTCATCAGCCAGGGAAGAATCTTAAGTCAGATGCGGAGTTACAGTCCTTTGCAGAGGAGCAGCTGGGCGAAAAAGATAAGGAAGCCTCCCAAGAAGGCGCCTATAATCCAGATACTGGTGAGATCAATTGGGATTGTCCGTGTTTAGGTGGCATGGCTCATGGCCCATGTGGTGAAGAGTTTAAGGAtgcattttcttgtttCGTGTATTCAGAAGCGGAACCAAAAGGCATTGACTGTGTGGAGAAGTTTCAGAATATGCAAGATTGTTTTAGAAAACATCCCGAGCACTATGCTGAGCAGATCAAGgatgaggaagaagcaACGTCAGCGACTAATGCTAACTCAGAAAGTGCAAAATCCGAGATTGCGGACCCCTCTGATTTAAGCTCTAacaatgataaaaaaaaaggcgAGGAAATACAATTAGATgagaaaagttcaaaagtCGAAAGCGAAAATGATGCTACTTGA
- the YKT6 gene encoding palmitoyltransferase YKT6 (similar to Saccharomyces cerevisiae YKT6 (YKL196C); ancestral locus Anc_4.303): protein MKLYYIGVFRNGDGKALELTETKDLSQFGFFERNSVGQFMTFFAETVASRTNAGQRQSIEEGNYIGHVYARSEGLCGVLITDKEYPVRPAYTLLNKILDEYLVAHPAKDWSSISETNGSLNMKELELYIRKYQDPSQADAIMKVQQELDETKIVLHKTIENVLERGEKLDNLVDKSESLTASSKMFYKQAKKTNSCCSIM from the coding sequence atgaagttGTATTACATTGGCGTGTTTCGTAATGGGGATGGTAAAGCTCTAGAGCTCACGGAAACCAAAGACCTATCGCAATTTGGGTTCTTTGAAAGGAATAGTGTGGGTCAATTCATGACTTTTTTTGCAGAAACTGTTGCCAGTAGAACAAATGCTGGTCAAAGGCAGAGTATTGAAGAGGGCAATTATATTGGACACGTATATGCCCGCTCAGAGGGTCTTTGTGGTGTGTTGATCACAGATAAGGAATACCCTGTAAGGCCAGCTTACACATTattgaataaaattttAGACGAGTATCTTGTCGCTCATCCCGCCAAGGACTGGAGTTCGATTTCCGAGACGAACGGTTCTTTAAACATGAAGGAGTTGGAGTTGTATATACGCAAGTACCAGGATCCCTCTCAGGCGGATGCCATCATGAAGGTTCAACAGGAACTAGACGAGACGAAGATCGTATTGCACAAGACTATCGAAAATGTTCTCGAAAGaggtgaaaaattggacAATTTGGTGGATAAGTCTGAATCGCTAACGGCAAGCTCAAAAATGTTTTACAAACAAGCTAAAAAGACCAATTCATGTTGCAGCATTATGTAA